The Centroberyx gerrardi isolate f3 chromosome 7, fCenGer3.hap1.cur.20231027, whole genome shotgun sequence genome contains a region encoding:
- the LOC139929837 gene encoding RING finger protein 222, whose product MAFYKEEGQEDAQESECPVCYECLSGTERTLSCGHVFCHDCLVKTLVSVNRDGVIRDTIICPICRHLTFIKKQKEAVVTFTAVKDPDEEQTLEVPLPLPLGQLQSARRASGNTLPRGFNWIGRCFRGISERVRRQRLVSPSHNASQIFIISAQGRPMAEEDALSVVMTVVQPHRRRGRRVCTTARCLLFLLSTFTILALVAATLPWILLA is encoded by the coding sequence ATGGCATTTTACAAAGAAGAGGGCCAGGAGGACGCGCAGGAATCAGAGTGTCCCGTGTGCTATGAGTGTCTGTCGGGCACAGAAAGGACCCTGAGCTGCGGACATGTATTCTGCCACGACTGTCTGGTCAAAACCCTGGTCAGCGTCAACAGAGACGGAGTCATCAGAGACACTATCATTTGCCCCATCTGCCGACATCTGACATTCATTAAGAAGCAAAAGGAAGCCGTGGTGACATTCACGGCGGTAAAAGACCCAGATGAGGAGCAGACCCTGGAGGTCCCTCTGCCTCTGCCGCTGGGACAGCTGCAGAGCGCACGGCGCGCCTCCGGGAACACTTTGCCGAGGGGGTTTAATTGGATCGGACGCTGCTTTAGGGGAATTTCAGAGAGAGTCCGCCGACAGAGGTTGGTCAGCCCCAGCCACAATGCCTCTCAGATCTTCATCATCAGCGCTCAAGGGCGACCCATGGCTGAGGAAGATGCGCTCAGCGTTGTTATGACTGTGGTCCAGCCTCACCGCAGACGAGGGCGCAGGGTTTGCACGACGGCGCGCTGTTTGCTCTTCTTGCTTTCAACGTTTACTATACTCGCATTAGTGGCTGCTACCTTACCTTGGATTTTGTTGGCATAG
- the arhgap44a gene encoding rho GTPase-activating protein 44, with protein MKKQFNRMRQLANQTVGRAEKTEVLSEDLLQVEKRLDLVKQVTHSTHKKLTACLQGQQGADMEKRSVKSPSKKLPLTILAQCMVEGAAVLGDDSLLGKMLKLCGETEERLAQELIQFEFQIERDVVEPLYVLAEVDIPNIQKQRKHLAKLVLDMDSARTRYQQSSKSSSHPSTLQPGAKSESLREEMEEAANRMEICRDQLSADMYNFVAKEIDYANYFQTLIEIQAEYHRKSLEILHSILPQIKAHQEAWVEKPSFGKSLEEHLNISGREIAFPIEACVTMLLECGMQEEGLFRVAPSASKLKKLKASLDCGVLDVPEYSADPHAIAGALKSYLRELPEPLMTTELYEEWIQASNIQDMDKRLQALLAACEKLPTDNLNNFRYLIKFLAKLTEYQDANKMTPGNMAIVLGPNLLWTHSEANMTEMMTTVSLQIVGIIEPIIQHADWFFPGEIEFNLTGSYGSPIHTNHNSNYSSMPSPDMDQSERKQQHDQSRRPLSVATDNMMLEFYKKDGIRKIQSMGVRVMDTSWVSRKGSSTLARKASSTPPGMQGPGSPADTLIPEQPGELATSPSATPPPGERVGTLKSKELSPVIGHKAIQVTGPTVPPGSSPQSSSQSPHSTEHSPHTLRKGSKKLAPVPPKVPYGQSGGMSDQSTGQPSPVSLSPTPPSTPSPYGLACPPGQALASSPGQTPLGAPHSLSSPPSLTGTLTKSRPAPKPRQRPSLPPPQPPTAPPGLSGLATAPVPQPLEQGLLDGLSPGESMSTDIFNYEIPSINVNLDSLIDEFSGAPCRSSLAVTDSPEGDAVPEEEPQSTTL; from the exons GGCAGAAAAAACAGAGGTGTTAAGCGAGGACCTTTTACAG GTGGAGAAGCGTCTGGATCTGGTCAAGCAGGTGACCCACAGCACTCACAAGAAGCTGACCGCCTGCCTGCAGGGTCAGCAGGGGGCTGACATGGAGAAGAGATCTGTCAAGTCTCCCTCT AAAAAACTACCACTCACTATCCTGGCCCAATGTATGGTAGAAGGGGCTGCAGTGTTAGGAGACGACTCCCTGCTAGG GAAGATGCTGAAGCTGTGTggggagacggaggagaggcTGGCCCAAGAGCTCATCCAGTTTGAGTtccagatagagagagatgtggtGGAGCCTCTCTATGTGCTTGCTGAG GTGGATATTCCCAACATCCAGAAACAGAGGAAGCACCTAGCTAAGCTTGTGTTGGACATGGACTCGGCTCGGACAAG GTATCAGCAGTCGTCCAAGTCCTCCAGTCACCCAAGCACTCTGCAGCCCGGCGCCAAGTCCGAGTCCctcagagaggagatggaggaggcggCCAATCGGATGGAGATCTGCAGG GATCAGCTGTCGGCAGATATGTACAATTTTGTGGCCAAAGAAATAGACTATGCAAACTACTTTCAGACG CTGATAGAAATACAGGCGGAATATCATAGGAAGTCATTAGAGATTCTTCACAGTATCCTGCCCCAGATTAAAGCTCACCAAG AGGCGTGGGTGGAGAAGCCGTCCTTTGGCAAGTCCCTGGAGGAACACCTGAACATTAGCGGGAGAGAGATCGCCTTCCCTATCGAAGCCTGTGTCACCATGCTGTTAGAGTGTGGCATGCAAGAGGAG GGCCTGTTCAGAGTGGCACCCTCGGCCTCCAAGCTGAAGAAGCTGAAAGCCTCCCTGGACTGTGGAGTTCTGGATGTGCCGGAATACTCTGCCGACCCGCACGCCATCGCAG ggGCTCTGAAATCATACCTCCGTGAGCTCCCCGAGCCGCTGATGACCACTGAACTTTACGAAGAATGGATCCAGGCTTCCAA CATTCAGGATATGGACAAGAGACTACAAGCACTACTGGCAGCGTGCGAAAAACTCCCCACAGACAACTTGAACAATTTCAG ATATCTAATCAAATTCTTAGCCAAACTGACGGAGTACCAAGACGCTAACAAGATGACTCCCGGCAACATGGCGATTGTCCTCGGCCCTAACCTGCTCTGGACACACTCTGAGGC gAACATGACAGAGATGATGACCACCGTGTCCCTTCAGATCGTTGGCATCATCGAGCCCATCATCCAGCATGCTGACTGGTTCTTCCCTGGAG AGATTGAGTTCAACCTGACAGGCAGCTATGGCAGCCCCATCCACACCAACCACAACTCCAACTACAGCTCCATGCCCTCGCCAGAcatggaccaatcagagcgcaAGCAGCAGCACGACCAGAGCCGACGCCCACTCAGCGTTGCCACTGACAACATGATGCTGGAGTTTTACAAGAAGGATGG CATTAGGAAGATACAAAG TATGGGCGTGCGGGTGATGGATACCTCCTGGGTGTCTCGCAAGGGTTCGTCCACGCTGGCACGCAAggcctcctccacccctccggGCATGCAAGGCCCCGGCTCTCCGGCGGACACGCTCATCCCCGAGCAGCCTGGAGAGCTGGCCACCTCCCCCTCCGCCACGCCTCCGCCTGGAGAAAGGGTCGG TACATTGAAGAGTAAAGAGCTCTCCCCTGTGATTGGACACAAAGCCATCCAGGTGACAGGTCCGACAGTTCCCCCCGGCAGCAGTCCGCAGAGCAGCAGCCAGTCCCCCCACTCCACAGAGCACAGTCCACACACCCTGCGCAAAG GTTCTAAGAAGTTGGCCCCTGTGCCTCCCAAGGTCCCCTACGGCCAGTCTGGCGGGATGTCCGACCAGTCCACAGGTCAGCCGTCGCCGGTCAGCCTGTCCCCCACCCCTCCTAGCACCCCCTCCCCCTATGGACTGGCCTGCCCTCCGGGGCAAGCGCTCGCGTCCTCCCCCGGGCAGACCCCCTTGGGGGCTCCCCACTCCCTTTCGTCCCCGCCCTCCCTGACCGGAACGCTCACCAAGTCCCGGCCCGCCCCTAAACCCAGGCAGAGACCCAGTCTGCCCCCTCCTCAGCCGCCCACAGCCCCCCCAGGGCTCTCTGGCCTGGCCACGGCCCCGGTTCCCCAGCCCCTGGAGCAGGGCCTCCTGGACGGACTGTCCCCCGGGGAGAGCATGTCCACAG ATATCTTCAATTATGAAATCCCCTCCATCAATGTCAATCTGGACAGCCTCATCGATGAGTTCAGCGGCGCCCCCTGCAGGAGCTCCCTGGCAGTGACAGACTCTCCAGAGGGGGACGCTGTGCCTGAGGAGGAACCCCAGAGCACCACCCTATGA